One window of Sulfurospirillum sp. 1612 genomic DNA carries:
- a CDS encoding cation:proton antiporter domain-containing protein, with the protein MTNSALLTSTLYLFAVATLLVAFSKRLGLGSILGLLLVGVIVGPYSPGPILTKEVDTVRHITEFGVVLLLFVIGLEMQPKKLWRMRKEVFGLGSGQILLSGSLIYLYSLFYASSWQAALIIGLTFALSSTAFVMQILQDKGIFYSDVGKSGFAILLMQDLAVVPLLALVPILADKGELSTGHPLGYQIFITIGSIGILIGLGKYIIPRLLDYLVKYKNRDAFFFTVMLSVIFAAWAMEHAGLSMALGAFIMGMMLSSSKYHYQIQASVEPYKGLLMTLFFIAVGMSVDLPSIMNHPVILLQHLVAIMGIKIATLFLLMLYLGYQRSTAISVSFLLAQSGEFGFVLFGSAKALGVIDDTMFVVAITIISFSMLLTPLIVNLGEKLAIKFNDTPPKIQSAYVPDGFYKGVVIAGYGRVGRLIATMLQHANVPYIAFDIDPKRVALGQEEDRYVYYGELSDYNFISHINLERAQAVIVTVDNHNNSSKIISHIRSLYPTLRILSRTRNMQTRDILIDYGATWAMPESVEGSLRLGAETLLGLGHSSEEVDNLLNFFRKEDYETIRMLHKKETDSV; encoded by the coding sequence ATGACAAACAGTGCGCTCTTGACTTCAACATTATACTTATTTGCAGTCGCTACCTTGCTCGTGGCCTTCTCAAAAAGATTAGGTCTTGGCAGTATTTTAGGATTGTTATTAGTGGGAGTCATCGTGGGGCCCTATTCTCCTGGTCCCATTTTAACCAAAGAGGTCGATACCGTACGGCATATCACAGAATTTGGTGTCGTACTCTTACTCTTTGTAATCGGCTTAGAGATGCAACCTAAAAAACTGTGGCGTATGCGAAAAGAGGTCTTTGGGCTAGGAAGCGGGCAGATTTTGCTCTCAGGTTCACTGATTTATCTTTACAGTCTTTTTTATGCCTCTTCATGGCAGGCTGCTCTCATCATCGGATTGACTTTTGCCCTCTCATCGACTGCTTTTGTGATGCAAATCCTCCAAGACAAAGGAATCTTTTATTCAGATGTCGGTAAAAGTGGATTTGCGATTTTATTGATGCAAGATTTGGCCGTCGTACCGCTTTTAGCCTTGGTACCTATCTTGGCCGACAAAGGGGAACTCTCCACAGGTCATCCTCTAGGGTATCAAATCTTTATCACCATCGGATCGATTGGTATTTTGATTGGTTTGGGCAAATACATTATCCCGCGACTCTTAGATTATTTGGTCAAATACAAAAATCGTGATGCTTTCTTTTTTACCGTGATGCTCTCTGTCATCTTTGCCGCATGGGCGATGGAACATGCCGGACTCTCTATGGCGTTGGGTGCGTTTATTATGGGTATGATGCTCTCAAGTTCCAAGTACCATTATCAAATTCAAGCCAGTGTTGAGCCTTATAAAGGGCTTCTGATGACACTGTTTTTTATTGCGGTGGGGATGTCTGTGGATCTGCCCTCCATCATGAATCATCCGGTGATTTTGCTGCAACATTTAGTGGCCATTATGGGCATTAAAATCGCAACGCTGTTTCTCTTGATGCTCTATCTTGGATACCAACGCTCTACGGCGATTTCTGTCTCATTTTTATTGGCACAAAGTGGAGAATTTGGTTTTGTATTATTTGGCTCAGCCAAGGCATTGGGCGTCATTGATGATACGATGTTTGTCGTAGCTATCACTATCATATCCTTTAGTATGCTTTTGACACCACTCATCGTCAATCTCGGAGAAAAATTGGCCATCAAATTCAACGATACTCCACCCAAAATCCAATCAGCCTATGTTCCTGATGGATTTTACAAAGGCGTGGTCATCGCAGGATACGGACGAGTGGGACGATTGATTGCAACCATGCTACAACACGCCAATGTCCCTTATATCGCATTTGATATTGATCCAAAACGCGTCGCTTTAGGACAAGAAGAGGACCGTTATGTTTATTATGGGGAGTTGAGCGATTATAATTTTATCTCTCATATTAATTTAGAGCGTGCGCAAGCGGTCATCGTGACAGTGGATAATCACAACAATTCATCCAAAATCATTTCACATATAAGAAGCCTCTACCCCACACTGCGCATTCTCTCACGAACGCGCAACATGCAAACACGCGATATTTTAATCGATTATGGTGCCACATGGGCGATGCCTGAATCAGTGGAGGGGAGTTTACGTCTTGGTGCTGAGACCTTGCTAGGACTCGGACACTCTTCCGAAGAGGTTGATAATCTACTCAACTTTTTTAGAAAAGAGGATTATGAGACCATCCGTATGTTACATAAAAAAGAGACCGATTCTGTTTAA
- a CDS encoding thiamine ABC transporter ATP-binding protein, with amino-acid sequence MLQINNITYTYEQNDIHTRYDFTGSVAQNEIVGVIGHSGSGKSTFLDLIAGFLEPQSGTILFEGQDISRQEPQKRPLTILFQKYNTFEHLSVIKNVLLGITSSLKPKSEDIHEAKTILKEVKLEGFEDKITASLSGGQSQRVALARSLIRRKPILLLDEPFSGLDLETRIKMLDLVKNISQKRQLHTIMITHDLQDCKRIADRVYKVEKGQLKPFDYEQN; translated from the coding sequence GTGCTACAAATCAATAATATTACCTATACTTACGAACAAAACGATATCCATACGCGCTACGACTTTACCGGCAGTGTGGCACAAAATGAGATTGTCGGAGTCATTGGGCACAGTGGCAGTGGCAAATCAACCTTTTTGGATTTGATTGCTGGATTTTTGGAGCCTCAAAGCGGTACGATTCTTTTTGAGGGCCAAGATATCAGCAGGCAAGAGCCTCAAAAACGCCCGCTGACGATACTGTTTCAAAAATACAATACGTTTGAGCATTTGAGCGTCATCAAAAATGTACTTTTAGGCATCACCTCATCGCTAAAACCCAAAAGTGAAGACATTCATGAGGCCAAAACGATTTTAAAAGAGGTCAAATTAGAAGGATTTGAGGACAAAATCACCGCATCGCTCTCCGGTGGGCAGAGTCAAAGAGTCGCACTCGCACGATCACTCATCCGACGAAAACCTATCTTGCTCTTGGATGAGCCTTTTAGTGGTTTGGATTTGGAAACACGCATCAAAATGCTGGATTTAGTCAAAAATATTTCCCAAAAAAGACAATTACACACTATCATGATAACTCATGATTTACAAGATTGTAAACGTATCGCCGATCGCGTCTATAAAGTCGAAAAAGGCCAACTAAAACCTTTTGATTATGAGCAAAATTAA
- a CDS encoding VF530 family protein: MNKQPNNPMHNITLEHIVTYLYEYYGWEELGRRINIKCFNIDPSVKSSLKFLRRTPWAREKVEKLYLKTI, translated from the coding sequence ATGAATAAACAACCCAATAACCCAATGCATAACATCACACTCGAACATATTGTGACATATTTATATGAATATTATGGCTGGGAAGAACTCGGCCGACGCATCAATATCAAATGTTTTAATATCGACCCATCGGTCAAATCGAGCTTAAAATTTTTAAGAAGAACGCCTTGGGCGAGAGAAAAAGTAGAAAAACTCTACCTTAAGACCATTTGA
- a CDS encoding AEC family transporter, giving the protein MENFALIIVCVSIGYLFQKLRVFPRRAPAILNQFVLYISMPAIILLEIPTMTLSLHMLIPIVIAWSVMSITAVITFFVSRWMAFSKEVTGALLLVTVLGNTSFVGIPFLNAYYGQESMAYLLVYDQLGTFIFLVSYATFVLSYYSGGSKTSFKIITMKVLTFPPFLSLIVALCFLNTTFPPMMTHILKSLSATIVPLVLIAVGLQLKFKIPAADMKPFVFSSIIKLIISPLLAFLICFTFGWDTLAAKVSIMEAAMPAMITAGAMASMAGLAPRLSSAIVGYGILFSFGTTSVIYYLLG; this is encoded by the coding sequence ATGGAAAATTTTGCACTTATCATCGTGTGTGTTAGTATCGGATATCTCTTTCAAAAGCTTCGGGTCTTTCCAAGACGCGCTCCTGCTATATTGAATCAATTTGTACTTTATATTTCAATGCCGGCCATAATTCTGCTCGAAATCCCTACGATGACCTTATCTCTTCATATGTTGATTCCTATCGTCATTGCATGGAGTGTTATGAGCATCACGGCGGTGATTACTTTTTTTGTATCGCGGTGGATGGCTTTTTCCAAAGAAGTAACGGGCGCACTCTTATTGGTGACCGTCCTGGGGAACACATCATTTGTGGGTATTCCATTTTTAAATGCCTATTACGGTCAAGAATCGATGGCTTATTTGTTGGTGTATGATCAATTGGGAACCTTTATCTTTCTCGTGAGTTATGCGACGTTTGTCCTCTCTTATTATTCTGGTGGTAGCAAAACTAGCTTTAAAATCATCACGATGAAAGTCCTCACTTTCCCTCCTTTTCTCTCGTTAATCGTCGCACTCTGTTTCCTCAACACAACATTTCCACCGATGATGACGCATATCTTGAAAAGTCTCTCCGCAACCATTGTACCGCTGGTCTTGATTGCTGTTGGTTTGCAGTTGAAATTTAAAATTCCAGCAGCAGATATGAAACCCTTTGTCTTCTCATCGATTATCAAACTAATCATCTCTCCTCTTTTGGCTTTTCTTATCTGTTTCACCTTTGGTTGGGATACTTTGGCGGCAAAAGTTTCTATCATGGAAGCGGCCATGCCCGCAATGATTACAGCCGGTGCGATGGCCTCGATGGCAGGACTCGCACCAAGACTGAGCTCCGCTATCGTAGGCTATGGTATCCTCTTTTCTTTTGGAACGACGAGTGTGATTTACTATCTACTTGGCTAA
- a CDS encoding Nramp family divalent metal transporter, whose translation MRIKSFFTPNPEHKKKYGLSEIFQYLGPGLLVTVGFIDPGNWASNIAAGSMFGYTLLWMVTLSTVMLILLQHNVAQLGIVTGDCLAESAMKHLNIHVARLILLSALLAIISTGLAEILGGAIALQMLFNIPIVIGAVMILAVVLVLLFTNTYNRLEKLIIGFVSIIGFSFLYEMSIVTIDWPEALKSWVSISIPDGSMIIVMAVLGAVVMPHNLFLHSEVIQSRQWNKEDATIMKKQLKYEFTDTFVSMLIGWAINSAMIILAAAAFFDKKIVVNELEQAQHLLSPMLGSQAALVFAVALLLAGIASTITAGIAGGTVYAGAFREPYNIRDIHTKVGVAGVLIFATLIIFLISNPFKGLIYSQMILSIQLPITVFLQIYLTSSQKVMGVYKNSKLMQFLLVSIGVILTILNILLFISFF comes from the coding sequence ATGAGGATTAAATCATTTTTTACACCCAATCCTGAGCATAAAAAGAAATATGGCTTGAGTGAAATCTTTCAATACCTAGGTCCCGGTTTGCTGGTGACTGTTGGCTTTATTGACCCAGGAAATTGGGCTTCAAATATAGCAGCGGGTTCGATGTTTGGATACACACTATTGTGGATGGTGACGCTCTCTACGGTGATGTTGATTTTGTTACAGCATAATGTGGCTCAGCTTGGTATTGTCACCGGAGATTGCTTGGCAGAATCTGCGATGAAACATCTCAATATTCATGTTGCGAGGTTGATTCTCTTAAGTGCATTGCTAGCGATTATCTCGACCGGATTGGCTGAAATACTCGGTGGTGCGATTGCATTACAGATGCTTTTTAATATTCCCATTGTCATCGGTGCGGTGATGATTTTGGCCGTAGTGCTGGTATTATTATTTACCAATACTTACAATAGGTTAGAAAAATTGATTATCGGATTTGTCTCAATTATTGGGTTTTCTTTTTTATATGAGATGAGTATCGTCACGATTGATTGGCCCGAAGCGCTCAAAAGTTGGGTGAGTATTAGCATTCCCGATGGCTCGATGATTATCGTCATGGCCGTACTGGGTGCTGTGGTGATGCCGCATAATCTTTTTTTGCATTCTGAGGTGATTCAAAGCAGACAATGGAACAAAGAAGATGCGACGATTATGAAAAAGCAATTAAAATATGAATTTACCGATACCTTTGTCTCCATGCTCATCGGCTGGGCCATCAATAGTGCGATGATTATTCTCGCTGCTGCTGCTTTTTTTGATAAGAAGATTGTCGTCAATGAATTAGAACAAGCCCAACACTTATTGAGTCCGATGCTAGGCTCCCAAGCCGCACTTGTTTTTGCTGTGGCGTTGTTATTGGCGGGGATTGCATCAACAATTACCGCAGGAATCGCAGGAGGGACGGTCTATGCGGGTGCTTTTAGAGAGCCTTATAATATTCGAGATATTCATACTAAAGTGGGCGTTGCTGGGGTGTTGATTTTTGCGACATTAATCATATTTTTGATTTCAAATCCCTTTAAAGGATTGATTTATTCCCAGATGATACTCAGTATTCAATTACCGATTACTGTTTTTTTACAAATTTATTTGACATCATCACAAAAAGTGATGGGTGTGTATAAAAATTCAAAATTAATGCAATTTTTATTGGTCAGCATTGGTGTGATTTTAACCATTCTCAATATTTTATTGTTTATCAGTTTTTTTTAA
- a CDS encoding ABC transporter permease subunit, with protein MIKNIWRFRAAILPGSIIALSFLLLALSIFYILFLHTNQIEFSFNFLNHRIIHLIEFTIFQAFLSTLLSLIIGTLLAWSLAHQNAFFGRNLLIALLSSSLVLPTLIVVFGIISILGNNGWVNRALLSLFDTSLGNFVYGLSGILVAHVYLNASFAARSILHVFESIPKERYKLSKSLGFSVLTRFVLIEFPAIKNSLKSIASTIFLLCFTSFAIVLVLGGSPAYNTLEVSIYEAIRIDFDIPMALKLALIQLSITFFLVILSSNFHTGLSNIKTASTPVPWREPIATHRVQILIILLCSFLFILPLISIVVDGLGANFGRIFHDALFLKSLFTSILIASCSSIMTVICALLMSDARRNFNINHRIKKSKARTLIDLLIAFSGNIYLAIPSLILGLGFFMFSQTFQGPQVLWALLALLSANILMSLPFALSILYPSMQKIAQRYDKLAFSLNLEGKSRWFYCEWPYLKTSVAYVAALSFCLSLGDLGVIALFGSDEITTLPWYLYGLMGSYNTKDGAGVALMLLVLTLSIFILLPKVFTRNFRATNQ; from the coding sequence GTGATTAAAAATATCTGGAGATTTCGCGCCGCTATTCTTCCTGGTAGCATCATAGCTTTGAGTTTTTTATTGTTGGCATTGAGTATCTTTTATATCCTTTTTTTGCACACCAATCAGATAGAATTTTCCTTTAATTTTCTCAATCACCGCATCATCCATCTTATCGAATTTACGATTTTTCAAGCCTTTTTATCCACACTTTTATCGCTTATAATCGGCACCTTGTTAGCCTGGTCATTAGCCCATCAAAATGCATTTTTTGGCAGAAATCTTCTGATTGCACTCCTCTCTTCTTCTTTGGTCTTACCCACGCTCATCGTTGTATTTGGCATCATTTCAATTCTGGGCAATAATGGCTGGGTCAATAGAGCACTCTTGTCCCTTTTTGATACTTCCTTGGGTAATTTTGTTTATGGGCTCAGTGGTATTTTAGTCGCTCACGTTTATCTCAATGCTTCCTTTGCCGCAAGGAGCATCTTGCATGTGTTTGAATCCATTCCAAAAGAGCGGTACAAACTATCCAAAAGTCTTGGTTTTTCTGTTTTGACACGATTTGTACTCATAGAATTTCCTGCGATAAAAAATTCACTCAAGAGTATCGCCTCAACCATATTTCTACTCTGTTTTACCTCATTTGCTATCGTTTTAGTATTGGGTGGGTCTCCTGCATATAACACGCTTGAAGTCTCTATCTATGAAGCCATACGAATCGATTTTGATATACCGATGGCCTTGAAATTAGCACTCATTCAGCTTAGTATCACGTTTTTTTTGGTCATTTTATCGTCCAATTTTCATACAGGATTATCCAATATCAAAACCGCCAGCACCCCCGTGCCCTGGCGTGAACCCATAGCAACACATCGCGTGCAAATTTTGATAATTTTGCTCTGTTCCTTTTTGTTTATCCTGCCACTTATCTCGATTGTAGTGGATGGTTTGGGAGCCAATTTTGGGAGGATATTTCACGATGCTCTCTTTTTAAAGTCACTCTTTACTAGTATCTTGATAGCCTCTTGTTCTAGTATCATGACAGTTATCTGTGCCCTGTTGATGAGTGATGCACGGAGGAATTTTAACATCAACCACCGCATCAAAAAATCAAAAGCACGCACGCTGATTGATTTACTCATCGCCTTTAGTGGCAATATTTACTTAGCCATCCCGTCGCTAATTTTAGGATTGGGATTTTTTATGTTTTCACAAACATTTCAAGGCCCTCAGGTACTTTGGGCTCTTTTGGCTCTTTTATCTGCCAATATATTAATGTCGCTACCCTTTGCCCTCTCCATTCTCTATCCCTCCATGCAAAAAATTGCACAACGCTATGATAAATTGGCTTTTTCTTTGAATTTAGAGGGAAAATCCCGCTGGTTTTATTGCGAATGGCCCTACCTCAAAACCTCTGTGGCGTATGTAGCCGCACTCTCTTTTTGTCTCTCTCTTGGAGATTTAGGCGTCATTGCGCTGTTTGGCAGTGATGAGATTACGACGCTACCTTGGTATCTTTATGGATTAATGGGCTCTTATAATACCAAAGATGGCGCCGGTGTCGCATTGATGCTGTTGGTGTTGACCCTGAGTATTTTCATCTTGCTACCCAAAGTTTTTACAAGGAATTTTCGTGCTACAAATCAATAA
- a CDS encoding NnrS family protein, which translates to MFIPAQKKQNYFLSQPHQPFFVLGVINAIIMMLLFALNYKGVLALQISNLLFHTYSLIFLVFLNVFIGFLLTTFPKFNHTHVVKKSFYLTIFYANVLGSILFLLGALLFKSGVILAIVLLMISQIFIVLKLQNIYEISQATNKSDSFWILVSSYLGILGNLLFGVSLVIPVLQKSAITISFYLFVIFLTFSVAQRMVPAFSQSTAAKNKNFVAITFLLFIMMSIFRIFEFTIAEIFVDFALFVYLLREFLRWRLHPLRSPAILWILHLALFWFPFSFLFSALSFSAELLWQRSFYFLGVHLLALGFLTTILIGFGTRVIYGHSGQVIHADKMAIFLFYFTQFLVLARALYSVNIAFGWDMNFLFDISFSAWLVLFIFWGGRYGRILLFGSKTKHIVKWS; encoded by the coding sequence ATGTTCATACCAGCACAGAAAAAACAAAACTATTTTTTATCCCAACCGCATCAGCCTTTTTTCGTCCTTGGCGTCATCAATGCGATTATCATGATGCTTCTTTTTGCTCTCAATTACAAAGGGGTCTTAGCCCTTCAAATATCAAATTTGCTTTTTCATACCTATTCTTTGATTTTTTTGGTCTTTTTGAATGTTTTCATCGGCTTTTTGTTGACAACTTTTCCCAAGTTCAATCACACTCACGTTGTCAAAAAATCTTTTTATCTCACGATTTTTTATGCCAATGTCTTAGGATCAATTCTTTTTTTATTAGGCGCTCTTCTTTTTAAAAGTGGTGTTATCCTTGCGATTGTTCTGCTCATGATATCTCAAATATTTATAGTGTTAAAACTTCAAAACATCTATGAAATCAGTCAAGCCACCAATAAATCAGACTCATTTTGGATTTTAGTGAGTTCTTATCTTGGAATTTTAGGCAACCTTTTATTTGGTGTGAGTTTGGTGATTCCTGTATTACAAAAGAGTGCCATTACCATCTCTTTTTATCTTTTTGTTATCTTTTTGACTTTTAGTGTCGCCCAACGCATGGTTCCGGCCTTTTCACAATCAACTGCCGCCAAAAACAAAAACTTTGTCGCCATCACGTTTCTTTTGTTTATCATGATGAGTATTTTTCGGATATTTGAGTTTACAATAGCAGAAATTTTTGTCGATTTTGCACTTTTTGTTTATCTGCTTCGCGAATTTTTACGCTGGAGGCTGCATCCCCTTAGGTCTCCTGCTATCTTGTGGATTTTACATCTTGCTCTCTTTTGGTTTCCTTTTTCTTTTTTATTCTCAGCCCTTAGTTTCTCTGCTGAGTTACTTTGGCAGCGATCATTTTATTTTTTAGGGGTACACCTATTGGCACTTGGATTTCTCACTACGATTTTAATCGGATTTGGGACGCGCGTCATCTATGGACACTCCGGGCAAGTCATTCATGCTGATAAAATGGCTATTTTTCTCTTTTATTTTACACAATTTCTCGTACTTGCAAGAGCACTCTATAGCGTCAATATCGCCTTTGGATGGGACATGAATTTTTTGTTTGACATCTCTTTTAGTGCGTGGCTTGTTTTATTTATCTTTTGGGGTGGCAGATATGGGCGTATCTTACTCTTTGGGAGCAAAACCAAACATATCGTCAAATGGTCTTAA
- the thiB gene encoding thiamine ABC transporter substrate binding subunit has protein sequence MKNKSTSWRYIFCILLLTTLLQAQSEKPTLVVYAYASFAASWGPGPKIKAAFEKKYHCNLKFVTTSSAISALRKIQLEGKNTKADILMGLDKSSANIARKTHLFMEHGIDTSALSLPIAWHDTIFLPFDYSYFSFVYDAHKTHKVPHSFDALLKMPKDFKIIIEDPRSSTPGLGLLLWIKAVYGDKAGDYWRQLSPHILTITKSWSEAYGLFLKGEAAMVLSYTTSPAYHIIEEHKSNYKAAPFKNGHYAQIEVSALLKSSPHKALAKKFLAFTLSETFANIIPTTNWAYPVIKTKQGLPKGFESLYIPTHMLLLDDKEIETNKKHYLDEWLNAL, from the coding sequence ATGAAAAACAAATCCACATCATGGCGATACATCTTTTGCATCCTCTTGCTCACCACTTTGCTTCAAGCACAAAGCGAAAAACCCACTTTGGTAGTATATGCTTATGCTTCCTTTGCTGCTTCTTGGGGGCCTGGGCCTAAAATCAAAGCGGCTTTTGAGAAAAAGTATCATTGTAATTTAAAGTTTGTCACCACATCCAGTGCGATTAGTGCCTTGCGCAAAATCCAACTTGAGGGCAAAAATACCAAAGCCGATATCTTGATGGGATTGGACAAAAGTTCTGCCAATATCGCTAGAAAAACGCATCTCTTTATGGAACATGGTATCGATACTTCCGCACTCTCTCTTCCGATTGCATGGCATGATACCATCTTTTTGCCCTTTGATTATAGCTATTTTTCTTTTGTCTATGATGCCCATAAAACCCACAAGGTCCCGCACTCTTTTGATGCCCTCTTAAAAATGCCAAAAGATTTTAAAATCATCATCGAAGACCCAAGATCATCCACGCCAGGCTTGGGACTTTTGCTCTGGATTAAGGCGGTCTATGGTGATAAAGCGGGTGATTATTGGAGGCAATTATCACCACACATTCTCACCATCACCAAAAGTTGGTCTGAGGCTTATGGCCTCTTTTTAAAAGGCGAAGCGGCGATGGTATTGTCCTACACGACCTCTCCGGCTTATCACATCATCGAAGAGCACAAATCAAACTATAAAGCCGCCCCTTTTAAAAACGGGCATTATGCGCAAATCGAAGTCTCTGCCTTACTAAAATCATCGCCGCATAAAGCGTTGGCAAAAAAGTTTTTGGCGTTTACCCTCAGTGAGACTTTTGCCAATATTATCCCCACAACCAACTGGGCCTATCCCGTCATCAAAACCAAACAAGGCTTGCCTAAAGGATTTGAATCTTTGTACATACCCACGCACATGCTCCTACTCGATGACAAAGAGATAGAGACCAATAAAAAACACTATCTTGATGAATGGCTCAATGCCTTATAA
- a CDS encoding helix-hairpin-helix domain-containing protein gives MSRLIAHLVQKTTLSKQQIENILKLLQDGATIPFIARYRKEMSGGASDEVLREFETLYLSSKRLLEKKEEITRLIQERATLSDAIRKRIEAADNLRVLEDIYRPFKENKTSRGGMAIASGLEPLAQQLQSGRHSIAALRQLAQNFLNETITSIDAAIKGAQDILAQRYAEDSNNREALRASMLRSGIMEIKKTKNFQEKGLFKNFIDKKEKISYIPSHRYLAIMRGVHEKELSVKISIALERVEADIKRHTIPHNAADSKALLFDAYLDGFKRLLFPSIEREVHAILKERADEAAVTVFGKNLAQLLLTPPVTKRVILGVDPAFVSGCKLAVIDENGNYLEHVVIYPTAPKNDYENSKKTVAKLTEKYHIRAVAIGNGTASRETQEFFAKLNRDGIKLDYTVVSEAGASIYSASKLAQDEYPMLDVTIRGAISIAQRLRDPMATFVKIDPKSLGIGQYQHDVNQKLLEKKLRDITTDLVNRVGVDINSASLSLLSYVAGIGPSIAANIIKYRNENGNFRTKSDLLKVKGLGQKAYEQAAGFIRIKEGENPFDNSGIHPESYTIAQKLEPMDLDSINLNACASTLGVGVLTLKDIIFELKKPGFDPRSTLPAIPFKNDVTDITMIKEGSVVSGIVRNITDFGAFVDIGLKHDGMIHISKMREKRISHPLEVLALNQYLPQITVVSVDYETGKVGLSLIES, from the coding sequence ATGAGCAGATTAATCGCACATCTGGTGCAAAAGACAACGCTATCAAAACAGCAAATAGAAAATATTTTGAAATTATTACAAGATGGGGCTACGATTCCCTTTATCGCACGCTACCGAAAAGAGATGAGTGGTGGGGCGAGTGATGAAGTGTTGCGTGAGTTTGAGACGTTGTATCTTAGCAGCAAAAGATTATTAGAAAAAAAAGAAGAAATCACCCGACTGATTCAAGAGCGCGCCACTTTGAGTGATGCGATACGAAAACGCATTGAAGCGGCGGATAATCTGAGAGTCTTAGAGGATATTTATCGCCCCTTTAAAGAGAACAAAACATCACGTGGGGGTATGGCGATTGCTAGTGGTTTAGAGCCATTGGCGCAGCAACTCCAAAGCGGAAGGCATAGTATTGCAGCACTTCGTCAGCTGGCTCAGAATTTTTTAAATGAGACCATTACCTCGATTGATGCCGCTATCAAAGGAGCCCAAGATATTTTAGCCCAACGCTATGCAGAAGATTCTAACAACCGAGAGGCGCTTCGAGCGAGTATGCTTCGCTCTGGGATTATGGAGATTAAAAAAACAAAAAACTTTCAAGAAAAGGGTCTCTTTAAAAACTTTATAGATAAAAAAGAAAAGATATCCTACATACCATCGCATCGTTATTTGGCTATCATGAGAGGAGTTCATGAAAAAGAGTTGAGTGTTAAAATATCCATTGCCCTAGAGCGGGTAGAAGCAGACATCAAAAGACACACCATCCCCCACAATGCGGCAGATTCCAAGGCGCTTCTTTTTGACGCGTATTTAGATGGTTTTAAACGATTGCTTTTTCCTTCTATTGAGCGTGAAGTTCATGCGATTTTAAAAGAGCGAGCCGATGAAGCGGCTGTCACGGTTTTTGGTAAAAATTTAGCACAGCTTCTGCTCACGCCACCGGTGACAAAGCGTGTGATATTAGGGGTGGATCCTGCCTTTGTGAGTGGCTGTAAACTGGCTGTTATCGATGAAAACGGTAATTATTTAGAACATGTGGTGATTTATCCAACCGCACCCAAAAATGATTATGAAAACTCTAAAAAAACCGTAGCAAAACTCACAGAAAAATATCATATTAGGGCGGTGGCCATTGGAAATGGAACGGCCTCAAGAGAAACGCAAGAGTTCTTTGCCAAGCTCAATCGTGATGGTATCAAACTCGACTATACGGTTGTCTCAGAAGCGGGAGCGTCAATCTATTCTGCTTCAAAATTGGCACAAGATGAATATCCTATGCTAGATGTGACGATACGAGGCGCCATCTCCATCGCCCAACGGTTGCGAGACCCGATGGCTACTTTTGTGAAAATTGATCCCAAATCATTGGGAATTGGACAATATCAACATGATGTCAATCAAAAATTATTAGAAAAAAAACTTCGTGATATCACTACCGATCTTGTCAATCGCGTAGGGGTGGATATCAACTCAGCATCCCTCTCTTTGCTCTCTTATGTCGCAGGTATTGGGCCGAGTATTGCGGCAAATATCATAAAATATCGCAATGAAAATGGTAATTTTCGTACCAAATCAGATTTACTTAAAGTCAAAGGCTTGGGGCAAAAGGCCTACGAACAAGCGGCCGGATTTATCCGCATCAAAGAGGGTGAGAATCCATTTGACAATAGTGGCATTCATCCTGAGAGTTATACTATTGCCCAAAAACTTGAACCGATGGATTTGGACTCTATCAATCTCAATGCGTGTGCATCCACGTTGGGTGTTGGCGTGTTGACACTCAAAGATATTATTTTTGAACTGAAAAAACCGGGTTTTGATCCACGAAGTACATTACCGGCTATCCCTTTTAAAAATGATGTTACTGACATCACCATGATAAAAGAGGGCAGTGTGGTCTCAGGAATCGTGCGCAATATCACTGATTTTGGTGCTTTTGTAGATATTGGATTAAAACATGATGGGATGATTCACATCTCAAAGATGCGTGAAAAAAGAATATCCCATCCTCTGGAAGTCTTAGCCCTCAACCAATATTTGCCACAAATCACAGTCGTATCGGTTGATTATGAGACGGGAAAAGTAGGTTTGAGTCTTATTGAATCGTAA